From the genome of Pyrobaculum sp. 3827-6, one region includes:
- a CDS encoding amidase has translation MNEVEKKIAEARRRADLNYFIYLNEGAARELESLQRAGRCGALCGLAVAVKDNIEVAGMPITNGAPYMKRVSDKTAPVVRRLMAEGAVVIGKTNMHELALGATNLNPHFGPTRNPHDPSRITGGSSGGSAGAVAAGMADLGIGTDTGGSVRIPAALCGVVGYKPPYGKIPTEGVLPLAQSLDHVGFITKTVADLVSVLAAVGWGPRELPTLKRFRFAVLMGVTENTRHVEKAFWRAVAVLEAVGGLRDEVFIDAGRYSAARAAILLSEAAANYYDYLRSSAEQMGRDVAVLLSAGAALPAVAYVTAKRVKEEAVRFFETLFKKYDVVVTPTTATEAVEIEEAASIAVRPKLLAYTELFNLTGHPAVSVPAPTSGLPAGLQIAARDEEVLLAVARAYEEETGR, from the coding sequence ATGAACGAGGTGGAGAAGAAGATAGCGGAGGCTAGGCGGCGCGCCGACCTGAACTACTTTATCTACCTAAACGAGGGGGCGGCGCGGGAGCTGGAGTCTCTGCAGAGGGCTGGTAGATGCGGGGCGCTGTGCGGCCTCGCCGTCGCCGTCAAGGACAACATCGAGGTGGCGGGGATGCCCATCACAAACGGGGCGCCGTATATGAAGAGGGTTTCTGACAAGACGGCGCCGGTGGTCAGGAGGCTGATGGCCGAGGGGGCCGTGGTGATCGGCAAGACTAATATGCACGAGCTGGCCCTAGGCGCCACCAACCTCAACCCCCACTTCGGCCCCACCAGAAACCCGCACGACCCCAGCCGCATAACCGGCGGGTCCAGCGGCGGCAGCGCCGGGGCGGTGGCCGCCGGGATGGCCGACTTGGGCATTGGGACGGACACCGGGGGGTCTGTCAGGATTCCGGCCGCCCTCTGCGGTGTCGTGGGCTACAAGCCGCCTTACGGCAAGATACCCACCGAGGGCGTCCTCCCCCTAGCCCAGTCCCTGGACCACGTCGGCTTCATCACGAAGACAGTTGCCGACCTTGTAAGCGTGCTGGCGGCGGTGGGCTGGGGGCCCCGGGAGCTCCCCACTCTCAAGAGGTTTAGATTCGCCGTCTTGATGGGGGTCACGGAAAACACTCGGCACGTGGAGAAGGCGTTCTGGAGGGCCGTCGCCGTCCTCGAGGCCGTGGGGGGCCTGCGGGACGAGGTCTTTATAGATGCGGGGAGGTACTCGGCGGCCCGCGCAGCGATACTCCTCTCAGAAGCCGCCGCGAATTACTACGACTATTTGAGGAGCTCGGCGGAGCAGATGGGCCGCGACGTCGCCGTCCTCCTAAGCGCGGGGGCCGCCCTCCCCGCAGTGGCCTACGTCACCGCGAAGAGGGTAAAGGAGGAGGCTGTCAGATTTTTCGAAACTCTCTTCAAGAAATACGACGTCGTGGTCACCCCCACCACCGCCACCGAGGCGGTTGAGATTGAGGAGGCCGCCTCCATAGCCGTGAGGCCGAAGCTCCTCGCCTACACAGAGCTCTTCAACCTCACCGGCCACCCCGCCGTCTCCGTGCCGGCCCCCACCTCCGGCCTGCCCGCAGGCCTCCAGATAGCCGCCAGAGACGAGGAGGTTCTGCTAGCCGTGGCCAGGGCCTACGAAGAGGAGACAGGCAGGTAG
- a CDS encoding MBL fold metallo-hydrolase: protein MRIVTKYLEGAPLVTSYILDVGGVRVVVDPGPASLHEPLDVDAVVCTHLHLDHCGSAGHIGRPTYVHERYVKHVVDPSKLYESSRSVLGVFAEKFGRPLPNGQAVGVADGARLFDAFDAFHTPGHAPHHVMYFYRDEKILFAGDGGGVHIPELSVVIPTTPPPFRLDAYLQSLSRVAGLGAEAVCFPHYGCTRDVEVLRRHVEQVKSWVEALEGRLDLSVDEALRMLARADENVARVLEVGGLYLEFYLRFTVLGFLEYLRGVGKPG from the coding sequence ATGAGGATTGTTACGAAGTATTTGGAGGGGGCGCCGTTGGTGACTTCGTATATTCTCGACGTGGGTGGGGTGAGGGTGGTGGTCGACCCAGGCCCCGCCTCTCTACACGAGCCTCTTGACGTGGACGCTGTGGTTTGCACCCACCTCCACCTTGACCACTGCGGCTCGGCGGGCCACATAGGCAGGCCGACTTACGTCCACGAGCGGTATGTGAAGCATGTGGTTGACCCCTCCAAGCTGTACGAGTCGAGCAGGTCCGTGCTGGGGGTGTTTGCGGAGAAGTTCGGCAGGCCTCTGCCTAATGGGCAGGCGGTGGGCGTGGCCGACGGGGCGAGGCTTTTCGACGCGTTTGACGCGTTTCACACGCCGGGGCACGCGCCGCACCACGTGATGTACTTCTACAGAGATGAGAAAATCCTCTTCGCGGGGGACGGCGGGGGGGTGCACATCCCGGAGCTGAGCGTGGTTATACCCACCACGCCCCCGCCCTTTAGGCTGGACGCCTACCTCCAGTCGCTTAGCCGCGTCGCGGGCCTCGGCGCCGAGGCTGTGTGCTTCCCGCACTACGGCTGTACGAGGGATGTGGAGGTTTTGAGGAGGCACGTGGAGCAGGTGAAGTCGTGGGTGGAGGCGCTGGAGGGGAGGCTGGACCTCTCCGTCGACGAGGCGTTGCGGATGTTGGCGAGGGCGGATGAAAACGTCGCGAGGGTGCTGGAGGTGGGGGGCCTCTACCTAGAGTTCTACCTAAGGTTCACGGTGCTGGGCTTCTTGGAGTATCTACGCGGCGTGGGAAAGCCGGGGTGA